The genomic interval CGCAATGTAGCCGCGTTCGACATAGAGATATGTCAGCGCTTCGAGGACGCTATTGAGTGCGGCAAGGCCGAGGCATTGCCCTTCGAAGCGTGCCGCTGTGCGCCGGAGTTCATCCCCTGGAATGAGTGTCGCGCCACCCACCGAGATGCTGTTGACTGAAATACAGGTCTCGCCGGGGCCAGAAGTCATTACTTCCGGCGGTGCGACCGCTTTACCGCTCGGTGCGCGCGTCGTCTTGCGCAAGGTTTGCGCTTCGCGAAGGCGCTCCTGTTCGGCTTGTAACCGGTCGATCTGATTTGCCTGACGTGCGGCATCGTCGCGGATGTTCTGCGCGAGAGCGGTGTCCCCCAACGTAGCAGTGAGCACAACACCCGCTAAAAGAGCGCGGTGGAGGCTGTTCGTTCCATATCGTAAAGCGGGTACCTTCAATTATTGGCACCCTCTTTGCCAGCGTCCATCGGTGTCTCTCCGGTCGTTTTTCCGGTGGCAGGCACAATTCCAGCTGACAGTGCGTCGAATGCCCTGGTGAACCCTTTGAGCGAAAACGAGACCTTCACGGCTTGGCCGTTCAGAAGCCGAAAGAACGTGGCACCGTCCGATGCCTGTTTCATCTGGCTGATGCGATTGTTGTCCAGTGGAATTATGACGAAGCAACCGGCATGGTTGCAGTTACGATAACGCACCAGTGACGGCTTTGCGCTGCCCGCGCCAAAACCGAAATCGGATGCAAGATGAACATCGAGCGGCGTAAGCGCAACCAGCGCCCAGTTCGCCTTGCCTGCCTTGTCGTTGGCCCGGGAAATGGCGAGGTTCAGCACCTCGACAGGCTTGCCGCCCTGATCAACCATCAATGGCTGGGCGATTTCGCAGGAGGCTTTTTCTGGCACGTTGTGGTCCACTCCGGCTGCAATGACACAGCGCAACGTCCAGTCATCGAAGCGTTCAGTACGAACTTCCGTGGACGGCTGTTTTGCAGCATCGGATTGCGCAGCAGATTCCTGCGCATGGACAGTCGAGGTCATCAGTGAGAGTAAAACGGCAGTGGCCGAAGCCGCCAGAGCTTGCCTTTTCGACACTAATGAGCAGAACCGCAACGGGCTCTTGCTGAACACTGGCCCTGCGCGGAAAAACTGTACAGGCATTGCAAATGTCATTCGGACCGCTTCTTCAATGCTCTAGGAAACCTGCTTTTGCCGTAGCAAAAGACGAACGTTCTTCCAAGGTATGAATCAAAAATTAACGCCCGTAAGTTGAAAAATATCACCAGAACTCACTTTGCGATGTTTTCCCTCTAGTGATGATAGTGCTCATTCCGTCTCTGTCCCGACGGGGAACGGACATGCTATCTGGCTGATTATCCAGTTATCGGGAAGGCAGCTATGTCCGCATTTGGCGCGCGCAGCGGTGAGACGCCCCTCGGCCCAAATCGGTTATCGCATGCTCGGTGGCATGGACGTGTCTACGAAACTCGGGGCTATTCAGGTGGTATATGCTCAACGAACGGAGGGGTGAATGCTGATTATTTTTGGTGGACTGCCAGGATCGGGCAAGAGCGCCGTCGCACAGGCTTTGGCTCTTAGAACCGGTGCGTGTTATCTGCGCGTTGATACCATTGAACAAGCTATCAGCTCGTCAACACCACTCGCAGACCGACACGATGTCGGACCTGCGGGATATGTTACGCTTTATCGGGTGACCGAGGACAACTTGCGTCTGGGCAACCAAGGCAGGGCTCATCAAGCTCAAGTTGATTTAATGCGGTCACTTTGGATGTCGGGTTGTCAGCAATGCGCCAAAAGCGGACACTTAATGCAATCGCATTTCTTGTTGCACCACTACCGGCACCTGAGTAGCAAGGGAGCAGTGAGGAACCCAGCGACCGCCATCTGATTGGCACTCGTGCAATTCCAAGCGATATCGAGCCTACTGAGGAAGACCAAAAACTGAAGCCGCATGCCCCGAAATGTTAACGGGCAATTACTTTACGGACACGCTTCATGCCCTCATCGGCATTTGCGTAAACGCTCTCCCGAATTAATATCTCGCCGCTGGAGGTCATTACCACCCACAGACAGTTTTCTAGTGGATCATCTTCTGGAACGAGCGCGTTTAACACGGGGTCATTGCTCGGTCCAACCACTGCCACGAAGTGCTGGTCAACAAGCCGTTTCGTGGTTTGGTACTCCATGAAGTATCCAAGGGAATAATCAAGCTTGCTGTGCGTAGGGTGGTCTGGATCATAAATAACAATAAAAACCATCGTGTTCCGCTCTGCGGCTTCGGCCTGAGCGGATTGCAAATCATCGTGTGGCGTTCGCAGGAAGAATTTGTTGGTACTCAGTTGAGGATCAGCTGATGCTGATGTTATCGCTGCCGCGCGTGATGCTTGGACCCAGCGGTTGAAAGATTTTGGCATATAGCGAGCTGCCAGCACTCTCCCTCTTGGGCTGGCCAGCAACTTTCGTTCAACCACTTCGCTATCGAGCTGCAGATACTCGAAGTCTGGCTGAAGAGCACGGAGGGTCTGACCTAAGCCGCTGCTCGGAAGGGTGGAGTAGAACGAGACGAAGCCCTGGCAACGATGAGTGAATAGGCGGTCACGAATATTGATTTCGTCACCCGGGGTGACGGATGCGCCCGAGTGCGCTTTGTGTTTACAGCTCACCAACCAACGAACAACATTCACACCACCCGGACCTGAGCGATCCTCTTCGACGATAAGATCGCGACCACCATCTGCGCCCCGGTCTGGTTGTTCAATAATTCTAAAACCTTCAGAGTGAAAAAATTCCCTTGCGAAAAGTTCGAAGCGATCTCTGTCGGGACCACTCTGTGCCGACGCAATCTCGGTGAAATCCAAAGCTGCCATGTGTATCAATACCGCCTGTGTGAGCAGAAGTCAGTTATTGGAACGCCGTTGGGCGATAGTGGAGATGACCGTGAACGTCTGGATGGAAAGCTCACGTCGCGCAACCGCTTTCATTCCACCAGAGTTGTTGGCTTTGCTCATCTGTCCGATTCGGGCCGGACGTGCACTGGTATAATTCGCAAGTCGTAAGTCCTATTCAAACAAATTTCTCGGCGACCTCGCGCTTTCCTCGCGGATCAACATGCGTGATGGTGTCGGTCAAGCGCTTCGACCGTTCGCCAATAGAGGCCGTTCCGGCATCGGAGAGCCCAACTTATGGCTGGGTGCCGTTGGAGTTGAGGGGCGCGCAACTTCGGCAAATGCTACACTTCTGCTGTCCACCATGTCGAAGCTAATGAAAGGTTGGCGTGGCTCAATAACGCAGTTTTGGCGGCATCTCGTTGAGCGCCAACTACCACAACTTGTGCGAACCCTCGCCGATTTAGCTCCGATTTTGCGCGCTGTAACAATGCTGCACCCGCATCCTGCCAACGATCTTTAGCAGCAACGCAGAAGTCATCGATCAAAGCGGTAGCCCCACCAGGATCGTACACTGGCGGAGTTGGAAACTCTCGCGCGATGAGAAAACCGACGATCAATGTGTTCTCAACGGCGACAAGAGTCACGGTGCGCTCATCAGAGAACAGTTTTTCAAACCATGAAAGAGTCGAAGCGGCTGAGTTGGCGGCTTTCTTCCAAAAGCGTGGCTCGTAGTTCTCGTATTCTTTGCGTCTTGCTTCGACAAGCTCCACGCACTGGGGCGCATCCTCTTTCGAGGCATTCCTAATTTGCATCTGGCTAACCTTATGGCTGCGGTCATCTCCGATTGCAGCCAGTAGAGTGAGGTGAAACACCTCTGTCAACGTCTGCAATGGGCCAAAAACAGCCGAATTCAGTTGCGCCATTTCCCGCTGATTGACGGTATCCCTTGCTTATGGCAGGACAGCTACGCCGAACCGTCGACCAGAAATTCCTACGTAGGGGGATAGCATGAGGCAGACACTTTTGCTGAGGCAAACCGAACTCTAAGCGCATAAGCGCAAGTTCATCCTTTCGCTTGTGCGCCACGCCCGAATTTTCATCGAGCATTGGAGCACTTATGCGAGCTATCGCGACCACGCCGGCTCTCGGCGGAGAGGTCTTTGACGTGAATTCCGAGATCGGCGGGACATTTACGGTCTCCATCATAGAAGATATTGGTGACGGAACCGTTATAGTCCGTATTCTGTATGGTGAGATCAAGGAAGCCGGTTGGAAATCTTTCGGTCTTTTTGACGGAAATATATTCAAAAACCGGAGAGAGCGCCTTACCAATCGGCGCATTTTACGTTGACGTCCTGTGGCCATCTCCGCAACAGCGAGGGATGGCCAACTCCAGACCACGTACCATCATCGACTCTCTTCATTTACTCAAAGCAGTTATCAAACCCGGTATGGCGGCTTTCCATATTGCGCGTGGGATTTGACGCGATAGCATGCATTTGAAAGCGAACGGGGGCAGAGGTCGTGTTTCAGCGTAGTCTATTGGTAGCGATTGCGGCATCCATCGCTTGTGCCGGGGTCTCACATGCGGACATCACCCTTGAGCGTGTTCCAATTGATGGCTCTTCACCTGTTCTCCTGCTGAAAGGTGAGTTCACGACATCGGACAATCCTGACCAACTTGCGCG from Agrobacterium tumefaciens carries:
- a CDS encoding AAA family ATPase, giving the protein MLIIFGGLPGSGKSAVAQALALRTGACYLRVDTIEQAISSSTPLADRHDVGPAGYVTLYRVTEDNLRLGNQGRAHQAQVDLMRSLWMSGCQQCAKSGHLMQSHFLLHHYRHLSSKGAVRNPATAI
- a CDS encoding GNAT family N-acetyltransferase, with the translated sequence MAQLNSAVFGPLQTLTEVFHLTLLAAIGDDRSHKVSQMQIRNASKEDAPQCVELVEARRKEYENYEPRFWKKAANSAASTLSWFEKLFSDERTVTLVAVENTLIVGFLIAREFPTPPVYDPGGATALIDDFCVAAKDRWQDAGAALLQRAKSELNRRGFAQVVVVGAQRDAAKTALLSHANLSLASTWWTAEV
- a CDS encoding restriction endonuclease, producing the protein MAALDFTEIASAQSGPDRDRFELFAREFFHSEGFRIIEQPDRGADGGRDLIVEEDRSGPGGVNVVRWLVSCKHKAHSGASVTPGDEINIRDRLFTHRCQGFVSFYSTLPSSGLGQTLRALQPDFEYLQLDSEVVERKLLASPRGRVLAARYMPKSFNRWVQASRAAAITSASADPQLSTNKFFLRTPHDDLQSAQAEAAERNTMVFIVIYDPDHPTHSKLDYSLGYFMEYQTTKRLVDQHFVAVVGPSNDPVLNALVPEDDPLENCLWVVMTSSGEILIRESVYANADEGMKRVRKVIAR
- a CDS encoding invasion associated locus B family protein, with protein sequence MTFAMPVQFFRAGPVFSKSPLRFCSLVSKRQALAASATAVLLSLMTSTVHAQESAAQSDAAKQPSTEVRTERFDDWTLRCVIAAGVDHNVPEKASCEIAQPLMVDQGGKPVEVLNLAISRANDKAGKANWALVALTPLDVHLASDFGFGAGSAKPSLVRYRNCNHAGCFVIIPLDNNRISQMKQASDGATFFRLLNGQAVKVSFSLKGFTRAFDALSAGIVPATGKTTGETPMDAGKEGANN